In the genome of Qipengyuania seohaensis, one region contains:
- a CDS encoding cation diffusion facilitator family transporter: protein MSTDRARLARSAALASISVAVILVSLKTWATWKTGSTAMLGSLADSALDLIASLATLTGVWIASQPADEDHRFGHGKAEALAAIFQVMLISLSAFGIATRAILQLAEGQQTQAAAEGIGVSVVAIVLTFALLGWQRYVMNRTRSLAIKTDHLHYKSDLLLNLAVIAALVLDQFAGLRGADPAFGLAIAAWLAWGAFNAARDAVDDLMDREWPEDKRLAFVEAAAKHPELSNLHDLRTRTSGHRDFVQFHVDLPGTMTVEEAHDIIERVEEDLCGQFPDMELLIHIDPEGHVDEPDNPLVEENEFDRLGGDK, encoded by the coding sequence ATGAGCACCGATCGCGCCCGCCTCGCACGCTCCGCCGCTCTGGCTTCGATCAGCGTTGCCGTCATCCTCGTTTCGCTCAAGACCTGGGCGACCTGGAAAACCGGTTCGACTGCCATGCTCGGCAGTCTTGCCGATTCCGCGCTCGATCTCATCGCCAGCCTCGCCACACTTACCGGCGTGTGGATCGCCTCGCAGCCGGCAGACGAAGACCATCGCTTTGGCCATGGCAAGGCAGAGGCGCTGGCTGCGATCTTCCAGGTCATGCTCATATCCCTGTCGGCTTTCGGCATCGCGACCCGCGCAATCCTTCAGCTCGCCGAAGGTCAGCAGACACAGGCCGCGGCGGAGGGGATCGGCGTATCGGTTGTCGCCATCGTGCTCACCTTCGCGCTGTTAGGGTGGCAGCGCTACGTCATGAACCGGACGCGCAGTCTGGCGATCAAGACCGACCATTTGCATTACAAGTCGGATCTCTTGCTCAATCTCGCCGTAATCGCCGCCCTCGTCCTCGACCAGTTCGCGGGACTGAGAGGCGCTGACCCGGCGTTCGGCCTCGCAATCGCAGCATGGCTGGCCTGGGGCGCCTTCAACGCCGCGCGCGATGCGGTGGATGATCTGATGGATCGCGAATGGCCGGAAGATAAGCGCCTCGCTTTCGTCGAAGCGGCGGCCAAGCACCCAGAACTGTCGAACCTGCACGACCTGCGCACGCGTACCAGCGGGCACCGTGACTTCGTGCAGTTCCATGTGGACCTGCCCGGCACCATGACGGTCGAAGAGGCGCACGACATCATCGAGCGCGTCGAGGAGGACCTGTGCGGCCAGTTCCCCGACATGGAATTGCTGATCCACATCGATCCCGAAGGCCATGTCGACGAACCGGACAACCCGCTGGTCGAGGAAAACGAATTCGATCGTCTGGGAGGCGACAAGTGA
- a CDS encoding PhzF family phenazine biosynthesis protein: MTVLQYWHVDAFADAPFKGNQAAVMPLEVWLDDDVLQAIGEENNFAETAFVIPDGSGQADYELRWFTPTEEVRLCGHATLASGHVLLSAGGADRVTFRTRKAGILEVRKAQAGYELGLPLIPTQRGSWDEAAALLGAEPQEVWLNPEGYGVYLYESEAAVRAIEPDMRGLKALGNDQFICTARGSDTDVVSRVFVPGGGVDEDSFTGSAHAALTWFWTEKLGRDQFTAFQASQRGGHATCRREGGQAWLSGDCVTVVKGEFYLPSEG; this comes from the coding sequence GTGACCGTACTCCAATACTGGCATGTCGACGCTTTCGCGGACGCGCCGTTCAAAGGTAATCAGGCCGCTGTAATGCCTCTGGAAGTGTGGCTGGACGATGATGTCCTCCAGGCCATCGGAGAAGAGAACAACTTCGCCGAGACCGCGTTCGTAATTCCTGACGGCAGCGGGCAGGCGGATTACGAGTTACGCTGGTTCACGCCGACGGAGGAAGTGCGCCTGTGCGGCCACGCGACGCTGGCGAGCGGTCACGTCCTGCTTTCGGCTGGTGGCGCAGACCGCGTTACCTTCCGTACGCGCAAGGCCGGAATACTGGAGGTCAGGAAGGCGCAAGCGGGTTATGAACTAGGTCTTCCGCTGATCCCGACACAACGTGGGTCGTGGGATGAAGCGGCGGCTCTACTCGGTGCAGAACCGCAGGAAGTCTGGCTCAATCCCGAAGGCTACGGCGTCTATCTTTACGAGAGCGAAGCGGCAGTGCGTGCGATCGAGCCGGATATGCGCGGGCTCAAGGCTCTCGGGAACGACCAGTTTATCTGCACGGCGCGCGGAAGCGATACCGATGTGGTCAGCCGGGTCTTCGTTCCTGGCGGCGGCGTCGACGAGGACAGCTTCACCGGCTCGGCCCATGCCGCCCTGACGTGGTTCTGGACCGAGAAGCTCGGCCGCGACCAGTTCACTGCCTTCCAGGCCTCGCAGCGCGGTGGTCATGCGACCTGTCGACGCGAAGGCGGCCAGGCCTGGCTGTCGGGCGACTGCGTTACCGTGGTGAAAGGCGAGTTCTACCTGCCTTCAGAGGGGTAG
- the pdxH gene encoding pyridoxamine 5'-phosphate oxidase has translation MSDSESAIPVTDPFTLFEEWFGEAKASEPNDPNAMALATASESGLPSVRMVLLKGRGTHWGEGGGFVFYTNAQSRKGEEIRANMQASLLFHWKSLRRQIRIEGPLQEVSSEQADAYFHSRPRVSQIGSAASDQSRPLPDRQVYLDRVAALEERYPEGDIPRPPHWTGFLLTPTAIEFWQDRQYRLHDRRRFTRTAATDGWSNTLLYP, from the coding sequence ATGAGCGATAGCGAAAGCGCGATTCCCGTCACCGATCCGTTCACCCTGTTCGAAGAATGGTTCGGAGAGGCGAAGGCGAGCGAGCCGAACGATCCCAATGCCATGGCGCTCGCCACGGCCAGCGAAAGCGGCTTGCCCTCGGTACGCATGGTGCTGCTGAAGGGGCGTGGCACGCATTGGGGCGAGGGCGGCGGCTTTGTGTTCTACACCAATGCCCAAAGCCGCAAGGGCGAGGAAATCCGCGCCAACATGCAGGCGTCACTCCTATTCCACTGGAAGAGCCTGCGCCGCCAAATCCGTATCGAAGGACCGTTGCAGGAAGTCAGCAGCGAACAGGCGGACGCCTACTTCCACTCGCGACCGCGTGTCTCGCAAATCGGCTCTGCTGCGTCCGACCAGTCACGCCCGCTGCCGGACCGGCAGGTCTATCTCGACCGTGTGGCGGCGCTTGAAGAACGCTATCCGGAAGGTGACATCCCGCGCCCGCCGCATTGGACCGGCTTCCTGCTGACGCCGACCGCGATCGAATTCTGGCAGGACCGCCAGTACCGCCTGCATGACCGCCGTCGCTTCACGCGAACAGCGGCGACCGATGGCTGGTCGAACACGTTGCTCTATCCATGA
- a CDS encoding DnaJ C-terminal domain-containing protein — MADPYSTLGVPRSASEKDIKSAYRTLAKELHPDRNKDNPKAAERFSEVTNAYDLLSDKDKRARFDRGEIDAEGNPTNPFGGMGGGFGGGGHPGGQRGFRAEDFQGFSQENVDLGDIFEGLFGGGRTSSRGRGDPFGGRRAPPPKGADIAYTLRVPFTDAASLRDQRITLADGKTIDLKLPKGLEDGTQMRLKGKGEQGPGGAGDGLVTIRIDRHKLYKRDGDDVRFDLPITLDEAVNGAKVRVPTVDGPVMMTIKAGTSGGSVLRLKGKGFSKKDGNRGDQLVTLEIQLPADLGELAKRLDGWKDESDPRSKLGV; from the coding sequence ATGGCCGATCCCTATTCCACCCTTGGCGTCCCGCGCTCTGCATCCGAAAAGGATATCAAGAGCGCATACCGCACGCTCGCCAAGGAGCTTCATCCCGATCGCAACAAGGACAACCCCAAGGCGGCCGAACGCTTCAGCGAAGTGACGAACGCCTACGACCTGTTGTCGGACAAGGACAAGCGCGCCCGGTTCGACCGGGGCGAGATCGATGCCGAGGGCAATCCGACCAATCCGTTCGGCGGCATGGGCGGCGGGTTCGGCGGCGGCGGTCATCCCGGCGGCCAGCGCGGCTTCAGGGCAGAGGATTTCCAGGGCTTCAGCCAGGAGAACGTCGACCTGGGCGACATTTTCGAAGGCTTGTTCGGTGGCGGGCGGACCAGCTCGCGCGGACGCGGCGATCCGTTCGGCGGGCGCCGCGCACCGCCACCCAAGGGCGCGGATATCGCCTATACCCTGCGCGTCCCCTTTACCGATGCGGCGTCGCTAAGGGACCAGCGCATTACGTTGGCGGACGGCAAGACCATCGATCTCAAGCTGCCCAAGGGCCTTGAGGACGGCACGCAGATGCGCCTCAAGGGCAAGGGCGAACAGGGTCCCGGCGGCGCAGGCGACGGGCTCGTTACGATCCGCATCGACCGGCACAAACTCTACAAGCGCGACGGGGACGATGTGCGCTTCGACCTGCCGATCACGCTCGACGAAGCGGTGAACGGCGCGAAGGTCCGCGTGCCCACAGTCGATGGCCCGGTGATGATGACCATCAAGGCCGGCACCAGCGGCGGCTCGGTCCTGCGCCTCAAGGGCAAGGGTTTTTCCAAGAAGGACGGTAACCGCGGCGACCAGCTCGTGACGCTTGAAATCCAGCTCCCCGCCGATCTCGGCGAACTTGCCAAGCGGCTCGATGGGTGGAAGGACGAAAGCGACCCACGGAGCAAACTCGGGGTATAA
- a CDS encoding serine hydrolase domain-containing protein, translating to MILRSRSLIALVLATTSLASCGDPGPAEEPPLSEEALEAVTDNAGAPRKALAREIDDLFEMEGLGDTRALIVMHDGKIAAERYGEDYDADTRFVSWSMAKTVTAMLIGQLVGDGLLRLDAPAPVPRWQRSGDPRADITLRHLLQMRSGLEHTEAGDPPYESSEVRMLFLEERDDMAGFATAQPPEAEPGERFEYSSNTTVILADIAARALTESSDPDERRRAVSDYLHARLFDPLGMDSMVLEFDRAGTLIGGSLMHADARDWAKLGELLRRKGSHRGEQLVPRSWVEEMVKSSPASPHYGLQTWLNRPNGEDEHPLFPNRAPQSAFAMIGHMGQYVFVSPEQGLTVVRLGHSNAAERKAMLQQLADIIELYPSEGR from the coding sequence ATGATTCTGCGGTCGCGCTCCCTTATCGCCCTTGTCCTTGCCACTACAAGCCTCGCGTCCTGCGGCGACCCCGGACCTGCAGAAGAGCCGCCGCTAAGCGAGGAAGCGCTTGAGGCCGTGACGGACAACGCAGGTGCGCCGCGCAAGGCGCTGGCCCGTGAAATCGACGATTTGTTCGAAATGGAAGGACTTGGCGATACCCGCGCGCTCATCGTGATGCACGACGGGAAGATCGCGGCGGAACGCTATGGCGAGGACTACGATGCGGATACACGTTTCGTCAGCTGGTCCATGGCGAAGACCGTGACCGCGATGCTGATCGGACAATTGGTCGGTGACGGGCTGCTGCGCCTCGACGCGCCCGCACCGGTGCCACGCTGGCAAAGGAGCGGCGACCCGCGCGCCGACATCACGCTGCGTCACCTGCTCCAGATGCGCTCGGGCCTCGAGCATACAGAGGCCGGCGACCCGCCCTATGAGAGCAGCGAAGTGCGCATGCTATTTCTCGAAGAGCGCGACGACATGGCCGGTTTCGCGACGGCCCAGCCGCCGGAAGCGGAGCCGGGCGAGAGGTTCGAATATTCCTCGAATACCACTGTCATCCTTGCCGACATTGCCGCTCGTGCACTCACGGAGAGTAGCGATCCCGACGAGCGCCGACGCGCAGTGAGCGATTATCTCCACGCCCGCCTGTTCGATCCGCTCGGAATGGATTCCATGGTCCTAGAGTTCGACCGAGCCGGGACGCTCATCGGAGGAAGCCTGATGCATGCCGACGCCCGCGACTGGGCGAAGCTGGGCGAGCTGCTGCGCCGCAAGGGCTCGCATCGCGGCGAGCAACTGGTGCCGCGCAGCTGGGTGGAAGAGATGGTGAAATCCAGCCCCGCGTCACCGCATTACGGACTGCAGACCTGGCTCAACCGGCCCAATGGCGAGGATGAACACCCGCTCTTCCCCAACCGCGCACCGCAAAGCGCCTTCGCAATGATCGGCCATATGGGGCAGTATGTTTTCGTCTCGCCCGAGCAGGGGTTGACGGTGGTGCGTCTTGGCCACTCCAATGCCGCCGAACGCAAGGCCATGCTGCAGCAACTGGCCGATATTATCGAACTCTACCCCTCTGAAGGCAGGTAG